Part of the Nitrospinota bacterium genome, AGCATGGCGAGAACAGGGAAGCGGTGCTGTGCGCCGAAAAGCTCCTCGCTGAATCGTACACCGTGGAGCAGGTGGTGGAGGCCGTTGCCAAAGGGGTCGCCATCCTCCGCAACAAATGCACCATAGAGAATTTCCAGCTTTTGGACGTGCTGCTTGCCTGCCGGGCGATGACCGAGGTGGTGGACGAATGTGTGGCGATAAAGCTGAAACAGCGGATGGACGGCGCGGCCGGGGATTATGAGCGCGCCGCCGGGGCGCCCCCGCGTAAAACGATCGTCATTGGAACGATTCAAGGGGACGTGCATGACCTCGGGAAGCATGTGATGGCCACGCTGTGCCGCTTCAACAACCTCAAGGTCGTCAATTTGGGAAAAGACGTTCCGGTTGAAAATTTTATTGTCGCCGCGCGCAAAGAGAAGGCCGATTTTGTCGGTGTTTCCAGTCTCATGAGCGTCTGCCTGCCCAAGATAAAAATGATAAAGCCGGCGTTGGCCGCGCAGGGGCTGGAACATGTAAAGGTCATTGGGGGCGGTTCCGCCGTTCAACAGAGCTCCGCGGAAATGCTGCGGCTCGATTACCTTGCCTTCGACGCTTTCGACGGGCTTGACTATCTTTGTAAGACAGTCTGATGCCCCAGCGTGTTGACACATCCGCCATGAACTCCTCGGAACGGGTTTTCTCCCTGTTGAAATTCCTGGAGGCCGACCGTCCCCCCGTTATCCCTGAAATATTCGGCGTGGCCGCCACGCTCACCGGCGAGACGCCGCGCAACTACGTCAGTTCCGGCTCCGTGCTGGCAAAGTGCCAGATCGAAGCGCGGAAGATGATCGGCCACGATGCCGTTTTCGCCGTCGCGGATTTGTGCGTCGAGCCGGAGGCAATCGGCTGCGGCATCGTTTATCCGGAAGACAACTATCCGTATGTGAAGGAACCGGTTATTCAAAATCCCGCCGACTTCAAGAAGCTCTCCGTTCCGGATCCCCGCACCGGCGGGCGGATGCCGGAGATGCTGAACGCGGTGCGTATCCTGAAAAAGGAAATGGGGGGGTGCATCCCGGTTGTGGCGGGGGCGAGCGGCCCGATGACGATAGCCTCGCGCATCATGGATATCGAGAAAATGCTTTATATGATCGTGGATGAACCCGCCCGCTTCCGCGAGATCCTGGATTATTGCGGCGAGGTGTGTTTCACCTGGATGTTCGCACTTGCCGCCGAAGGGGCGGATATCGTGATTATGTCGGATCCCGCGTCTTCGCCTTCGGTGCTGCCGGCGAAAATCTACCGGGAGTTCGCGGAAGGCTCCGTCCATTCCATTTTTACCCGCCTGAAGCAGGCGTTCCCCGAAAAATTCACTTGGTATTCCGTCGCGGGTCCGCTCCAGAACAACACCGCGATCATCAGCTATGCCGGGGCGGACATCACGACGGTTGATTATGTCGTTCCGATTGAAGCGGCGATGGAGTATTCGGGCATTACGGCGATAAACGGAAACGTGAAGCCGCTTCTCTTCCTCGAATCGAACCCGGATGAAATCCGCGCCGAGGCGCGGAAGCTGTTCAAGGCCACGCGGGTGCGGGAGCGCTTTATTTTGGGGAGCGGCTGCGAGATACCCCTGTATTCGGCCGCGGAGAACATCAAAGCGCTCGTGCGGGCGGCTGAAGAAGAAAAAACGTATTTTGAAGAAGTTAACAGCCATTTCAAAGGGGCGAAAACGGTTTCGATCTTTCCGCACAAGAAAAAGATATACGTGAAACCTGGGTCGGTGCTGCTGGATGCCATAAACCATTCCGGCGTTCAGGTAACAAGCTATTGCACCCGGAGCGGTTCATGCGGGAAGTGCCTGGTCAAGCTGAAACGGGGCTCGGCGCATTATCCCGGGGAGCCGGAGTACATCCAGCTTCAAAGCCGGGACGGCGCTCCGGACGAGCGCTTGGCGTGCCACATACGGGTGGACGAGGAAATGGATATATACATCCCCTATTTCAGCAGGAT contains:
- a CDS encoding cobalamin B12-binding domain-containing protein, with translation MDPLMDLALLVQHGENREAVLCAEKLLAESYTVEQVVEAVAKGVAILRNKCTIENFQLLDVLLACRAMTEVVDECVAIKLKQRMDGAAGDYERAAGAPPRKTIVIGTIQGDVHDLGKHVMATLCRFNNLKVVNLGKDVPVENFIVAARKEKADFVGVSSLMSVCLPKIKMIKPALAAQGLEHVKVIGGGSAVQQSSAEMLRLDYLAFDAFDGLDYLCKTV